The genomic DNA GGCAAATAACGATGTTAATGTATGAATCGTATACATATGTTTTTCAAATTGTTGATCATCCACTGCTTCATCTGCTTGTACCAACTCTTGTTCAATCAATTGAATGATTTGTTCTTTATTCATCTAAGCTTCCTCACTTTCACACCAATTTATCGGTGTTTTACCTTTAGATTCAAGATATTCATTAGCTTTTGAATATGGCTTAGAACCGAAGAAACCTCGATAGGCAGATAAAGGACTAGGATGTGGTGATTTAATAATATAATGTTTCGATGTATCAATTAATTTAACCTTTTGCTGTGCAGGTTTCCCCCACAATATAAACACTACATCGTCTCTATATTCCGAAATGGCCTTAATCACTTCATCAGTAAATATTTCCCAGCCAATATCTTTATGCGAATGTGCTTCTCCTTGACGCACCGTCAATACTGTATTTAAAAGTAACACACCCTCACGTGCCCAATCTTGTAGATGTGGTGATGTTC from Staphylococcus taiwanensis includes the following:
- a CDS encoding uracil-DNA glycosylase, which codes for MEWSDIFHDITERHDFKAMHDFLEKEYTTQIVYPDRENIYQAFDLTPFDDIKVVILGQDPYHGPNQAHGLAFSVQPNAKFPPSLRNMYQELEDDVGCHRTSPHLQDWAREGVLLLNTVLTVRQGEAHSHKDIGWEIFTDEVIKAISEYRDDVVFILWGKPAQQKVKLIDTSKHYIIKSPHPSPLSAYRGFFGSKPYSKANEYLESKGKTPINWCESEEA